In Amycolatopsis solani, a single window of DNA contains:
- a CDS encoding HAMP domain-containing protein: MAEGTRPGAKGAVAGVGEAGEQELRRLLAGLTAVRDGDFGIRLPGGADGLLGEIATVFNGMADQLSLFTSEVTRVAREVGSEGQLGGQAKVPGVSGTWKDLTDSVNAMAGNLTTQVRDIAQVATAVAKGDLSQKIDVDARGEILELKDTVNTMVDQLSSFADEVTRVAREVGSEGRLGGQAQVPGVGGVWRDLTDSVNFMAGNLTDQVRNVAQVTTAVAKGDLSQKITVDARGEILELKSTINTMVDQLSSFADEVTRVAREVGTEGRLGGQADVKGVSGTWRDLTDSVNFMAGNLTDQVRNIAQVATAVAKGDLSQKINVTARGEVLELKDTLNTMVDQLSAFADEVTRVAREVGTEGRLGGQADVKGVSGTWKDLTESVNVMADNLTAQVRSIAQVTTAVARGDLSQKIRVDARGEILELKETINTMVDQLSAFADEVTRVAREVGTEGNLGGQATVRGVSGTWKNLTDNVNVMASNLTGQVRSIAQVATAVARGDLSGKITVEAKGEVAALADVINTMVDTLSAFADEVTRVAREVGTEGMLGGQARVPNVAGTWKDLTDNVNSMANNLTGQVRNIAQVTTAVAQGDLTRKIDVDARGEILELKTTINTMVDQLSAFAAEVTRVAREVGSEGRLGGQAEVEGVSGTWKRLTENVNELAGNLTRQVRAIAEVTSAVAEGDLTRSITVDASGEVAELKDNINSMVESLRETTRANQEQDWLKSNLATITGLMQGRRDLAVVAAAVMDELVPLVNAQFGAFYLADDTAEVPELRLVGAYGHPDDGDGPAIRFRVGQSLVGQAARSRRPIVVDDVPPGYATISSGLGSTAPAGLIVLPIVVEDQVLGVLELASVHGFTPVHRAFLELLMEQIGVNVNSIVANARTDELLGESQRLTAELQARSEELQARQEELQSSNAELEEKAALLVTQNRDIETKNLEIEQARQELEARAQQLTLASKYKSEFLANMSHELRTPLNSLLILAQLLAQNPTRNLTAKQVEYAGIIHSAGSDLLQLINDILDLSKVEAGKMDVTPEQVSLRGLLDYVEATFRPMTSQRNLDFRITVAPGSPAELLTDDSRLRQVLRNLLSNAVKFTEVGGIELHIEAVGPERLPRPLRAHGPAVAFRVTDTGIGIAEHQLESIFGAFQQADGTTSRKYGGTGLGLSISREIAQLLGGFITAESTLGEGSTFTFSLPVARPDFSMLPAGEHTSAVVVSGDRGAALAAVAPRAYRRLLVVEERQHGLLTLVAESAAADLSDSRDRGLSPADVEVVTAVGTQEAAAALATDAYHCVVLDLDLPDRAAFTFLDAMQGDSALRLVPVLAHNSRRLDSELEQLVQSRADVQSLEVLSGLDELRERIALHLSAEEPGAVLPLVRPDEPAAPVRAADVDTTLSGRTVLIVDDDPRNVYALTGILELHGMQVLHAEDGRKGVETVASHPGIDLILMDVMMPEMDGYTATAKIRAMPEHAGIPIVAVTAKAMPGDREKSLASGATDYVTKPVDADDLIARIKRHVTA; the protein is encoded by the coding sequence ATGGCCGAAGGGACGCGCCCGGGTGCCAAAGGCGCAGTCGCAGGTGTCGGCGAGGCGGGGGAGCAGGAGCTGCGCCGGCTGCTGGCCGGCCTGACCGCGGTGCGCGACGGCGACTTCGGCATCCGGCTGCCCGGTGGCGCCGACGGCCTGCTCGGCGAGATCGCCACGGTCTTCAACGGCATGGCCGACCAGCTGTCGCTGTTCACTTCGGAGGTCACCCGCGTCGCCCGCGAGGTCGGCAGCGAGGGCCAGCTCGGCGGGCAGGCGAAGGTCCCCGGCGTGTCCGGCACCTGGAAGGACCTCACCGACTCGGTGAACGCCATGGCCGGCAACCTCACCACCCAGGTGCGTGACATCGCGCAGGTGGCGACCGCGGTGGCGAAGGGCGACCTGTCGCAGAAGATCGACGTCGACGCCCGCGGCGAGATCCTCGAGCTGAAGGACACCGTCAACACGATGGTGGACCAGCTGTCGTCGTTCGCGGACGAGGTCACCCGGGTGGCGCGCGAGGTCGGCAGCGAAGGCAGGCTCGGCGGCCAGGCCCAGGTTCCCGGCGTCGGCGGGGTCTGGCGCGACCTCACCGACTCGGTGAACTTCATGGCCGGGAACCTGACCGACCAGGTCCGCAACGTCGCCCAGGTGACGACCGCGGTCGCGAAGGGCGACCTCTCGCAGAAGATCACGGTCGACGCCCGCGGCGAGATCCTCGAGCTCAAGAGCACGATCAACACGATGGTCGACCAGCTGTCCTCCTTCGCGGACGAGGTCACGCGCGTGGCCCGCGAGGTGGGTACCGAGGGTCGGCTGGGTGGTCAGGCCGACGTCAAGGGCGTCTCGGGCACTTGGCGCGACCTCACCGACTCGGTGAACTTCATGGCGGGCAACCTGACCGACCAGGTCCGCAACATCGCCCAGGTCGCCACCGCCGTGGCGAAGGGCGACCTGTCCCAGAAGATCAACGTGACCGCCCGCGGCGAAGTCCTGGAGCTCAAGGACACGCTGAACACGATGGTCGATCAGCTGTCCGCGTTCGCGGACGAGGTCACGCGCGTGGCCCGCGAGGTGGGCACCGAGGGCCGGCTGGGTGGCCAGGCCGACGTCAAGGGCGTCTCCGGCACCTGGAAGGACCTCACCGAGTCGGTCAACGTCATGGCCGACAACCTCACCGCGCAGGTCCGCTCGATCGCCCAGGTCACCACCGCCGTCGCGCGCGGTGACCTGTCGCAGAAGATCCGCGTCGACGCCCGCGGCGAGATCCTCGAGCTGAAGGAGACCATCAACACGATGGTCGACCAGCTCTCCGCGTTCGCGGACGAGGTCACCCGGGTGGCGCGCGAGGTCGGCACCGAGGGCAACCTGGGCGGGCAGGCGACCGTCCGCGGCGTGTCCGGGACGTGGAAGAACCTCACCGACAACGTCAACGTGATGGCGTCCAACCTGACCGGCCAGGTGCGCTCGATCGCCCAGGTCGCGACGGCGGTCGCGCGCGGCGACCTGTCCGGCAAGATCACCGTCGAGGCCAAGGGCGAGGTCGCGGCGCTGGCCGACGTCATCAACACGATGGTCGACACGCTCTCGGCGTTCGCGGACGAGGTCACCCGCGTCGCCCGCGAGGTCGGCACCGAAGGCATGCTCGGCGGCCAGGCGCGCGTGCCGAACGTGGCCGGCACCTGGAAGGACCTCACCGACAACGTCAACTCGATGGCGAACAACCTCACCGGGCAGGTCCGCAACATCGCCCAGGTGACCACCGCCGTCGCGCAGGGCGACCTGACCCGCAAGATCGACGTCGACGCTCGCGGCGAGATCCTGGAACTCAAGACGACGATCAACACGATGGTCGACCAGCTCTCGGCGTTCGCCGCGGAGGTCACCCGCGTGGCCCGCGAGGTCGGCAGCGAAGGGCGCCTCGGCGGCCAGGCCGAGGTCGAGGGCGTGTCGGGCACCTGGAAGCGGCTCACCGAGAACGTCAACGAGCTGGCCGGGAACCTCACCCGGCAGGTCCGCGCGATCGCCGAGGTCACCAGCGCGGTCGCCGAGGGCGACCTGACCCGCTCGATCACCGTCGACGCCTCCGGCGAGGTCGCCGAGCTGAAGGACAACATCAACTCGATGGTGGAGTCGCTGCGCGAGACGACGCGGGCGAACCAGGAGCAGGACTGGCTGAAGTCCAACCTGGCCACCATCACCGGGCTCATGCAGGGCCGGCGCGACCTCGCCGTCGTCGCGGCCGCGGTGATGGACGAGCTGGTCCCGCTGGTCAACGCCCAGTTCGGCGCGTTCTACCTGGCCGACGACACCGCCGAGGTGCCCGAGCTGCGGCTGGTCGGCGCCTACGGCCACCCGGACGACGGCGACGGCCCGGCGATCCGGTTCCGGGTCGGCCAGTCGCTGGTGGGGCAGGCCGCGCGCAGCCGCCGCCCGATCGTCGTCGACGACGTGCCGCCCGGCTACGCCACCATCTCGTCCGGGCTCGGCAGCACCGCGCCGGCCGGCCTGATCGTGCTGCCGATCGTGGTCGAGGACCAGGTGCTCGGCGTGCTCGAACTGGCGTCGGTGCACGGCTTCACCCCGGTGCACCGTGCGTTCCTCGAACTGCTGATGGAGCAGATCGGCGTCAACGTCAACAGCATCGTGGCCAACGCCCGCACCGACGAGCTGCTCGGCGAGTCGCAGCGGCTGACCGCCGAGCTGCAGGCCCGCTCGGAAGAACTCCAGGCGCGGCAGGAGGAACTCCAGTCGTCCAACGCCGAACTGGAGGAGAAGGCGGCGCTGCTGGTCACGCAGAACCGCGACATCGAGACGAAGAACCTGGAGATCGAGCAGGCCCGCCAGGAGCTGGAGGCCCGCGCCCAGCAGCTGACGCTGGCGTCGAAGTACAAGTCGGAGTTCCTGGCCAACATGAGCCACGAGCTGCGCACCCCGCTCAACAGCCTGCTCATCCTGGCCCAGCTGCTCGCCCAGAACCCGACCCGCAACCTCACCGCCAAGCAGGTCGAGTACGCCGGGATCATCCACTCCGCGGGGTCGGACCTGCTGCAGCTGATCAACGACATCCTCGACCTGTCGAAGGTCGAGGCCGGGAAGATGGACGTCACGCCGGAACAGGTGTCGCTGCGCGGCCTGCTGGACTACGTCGAAGCGACGTTCCGGCCGATGACCTCCCAGCGCAACCTCGACTTCCGGATCACGGTCGCCCCCGGCTCGCCCGCCGAACTGCTCACCGACGACTCGCGCCTGCGGCAGGTGCTGCGCAACCTGCTGTCCAACGCGGTCAAGTTCACCGAGGTCGGCGGGATCGAGCTGCACATCGAAGCGGTCGGCCCCGAGCGGCTGCCGCGGCCGTTGCGCGCGCACGGCCCGGCCGTCGCCTTCCGGGTCACCGACACCGGCATCGGCATCGCCGAGCACCAGCTGGAGTCGATCTTCGGCGCGTTCCAGCAGGCCGACGGCACCACCAGCCGCAAGTACGGCGGCACCGGGCTCGGCCTGTCCATCAGCCGCGAGATCGCCCAGCTGCTCGGCGGGTTCATCACCGCCGAGAGCACGCTGGGCGAGGGCAGCACGTTCACCTTCTCGCTGCCGGTCGCGCGCCCGGACTTCTCGATGCTGCCCGCGGGGGAGCACACCAGCGCCGTCGTCGTCTCGGGTGACCGGGGTGCCGCGCTCGCCGCGGTGGCGCCGCGCGCGTACCGGCGGCTGCTGGTCGTGGAGGAGCGCCAGCACGGGCTGCTGACGCTGGTCGCCGAAAGCGCGGCCGCGGACCTCTCCGACAGCCGGGACAGGGGTCTTTCGCCCGCCGACGTCGAGGTCGTGACGGCGGTCGGCACGCAGGAGGCGGCGGCCGCGCTCGCCACCGACGCCTACCACTGCGTGGTGCTGGACCTGGACCTGCCGGACCGGGCCGCGTTCACGTTCCTCGACGCGATGCAGGGCGACAGCGCGCTGCGGCTGGTGCCGGTGCTCGCGCACAACAGCCGCCGCCTCGACTCCGAGCTCGAGCAGCTGGTGCAGTCCCGCGCGGACGTGCAGTCGCTGGAAGTGCTCTCCGGGCTGGACGAGCTGCGCGAGCGGATCGCGCTGCACCTGTCGGCCGAAGAACCCGGCGCGGTGCTGCCGCTGGTCCGCCCGGACGAGCCGGCGGCGCCGGTGCGGGCGGCCGACGTCGACACCACGCTGTCCGGGCGCACGGTGCTGATCGTCGACGACGACCCGCGCAACGTCTACGCGCTGACCGGGATCCTGGAACTGCACGGGATGCAGGTGCTGCACGCCGAAGACGGCCGCAAGGGCGTCGAAACGGTCGCCTCGCACCCCGGCATCGACCTGATCCTGATGGACGTCATGATGCCGGAGATGGACGGCTACACCGCGACCGCGAAGATCCGCGCGATGCCCGAGCACGCCGGCATCCCGATCGTGGCGGTGACGGCCAAGGCGATGCCGGGCGACCGCGAGAAGAGCCTCGCCTCCGGCGCGACCGACTACGTGACCAAGCCGGTCGACGCGGACGACCTGATCGCCCGCATCAAGCGGCACGTGACGGCGTGA
- a CDS encoding NAD(P)/FAD-dependent oxidoreductase yields MDAENLIVVGSGPAGVSAARAYREAGGAGPVRLLTADPDPPYERPPLSKEFLRGEAELSPLDSLDGHDVTVTLDDPVTELGEGLVRTAGGAEHRFTTCVLATGAEPVRPGIPGAGHPDVRTLRSAADSRELRAAAAGVRSAIVVGAGFIGCEAAISLSRLGLQVTVVCTGDVPQERRLGHEAGGFLLRWLKSEGVSVLRGTKLLSVEGGHRVRTDLVPVLDAGLVVLATGVRPRIELAEAAGLAVEQGRIRTDEHLRTSRADVLAAGDVALAHNPAAGRALAVEHWGEGLAMGEVAGRTAAGEDATWDEVPGFWSVLGDRVLKYAAWGDGFDHARPFPRDDGGFTVWYERDGRVAGVLTHEADDDYERGRELIRRGAAVTASPAS; encoded by the coding sequence ATGGATGCCGAGAACCTGATCGTCGTCGGAAGCGGGCCGGCCGGCGTGTCGGCGGCCCGCGCCTACCGGGAAGCGGGCGGCGCCGGGCCGGTCCGCCTGCTCACCGCGGACCCCGACCCGCCCTACGAGCGCCCGCCGCTGTCGAAGGAATTCCTGCGCGGCGAGGCCGAGCTGTCCCCGCTGGACTCCCTCGACGGGCACGACGTCACCGTGACACTGGACGACCCGGTCACCGAACTGGGTGAGGGCCTGGTCCGCACCGCGGGCGGCGCCGAGCACCGCTTCACCACCTGCGTGCTCGCCACCGGCGCGGAGCCCGTCCGGCCCGGGATTCCCGGCGCCGGGCACCCCGACGTCCGGACCCTCCGCTCGGCCGCCGACTCCCGCGAACTGCGTGCGGCGGCGGCCGGGGTGCGCAGCGCGATCGTGGTGGGCGCCGGGTTCATCGGCTGCGAAGCCGCGATCTCCCTGTCCCGCCTGGGACTGCAGGTGACCGTCGTCTGCACCGGCGACGTCCCGCAGGAGCGGCGGCTCGGCCACGAAGCCGGCGGATTCCTGCTGCGCTGGCTCAAGTCCGAGGGCGTGAGCGTGCTTCGAGGGACGAAGCTGCTGTCGGTCGAGGGCGGCCACCGCGTCCGCACCGACCTGGTGCCGGTCCTCGACGCGGGGCTCGTCGTGCTCGCCACCGGCGTCCGGCCCCGGATCGAGCTCGCCGAAGCGGCCGGGCTCGCCGTCGAACAAGGCCGGATCCGCACCGACGAGCACCTGCGCACCAGCCGCGCCGACGTGCTCGCCGCGGGTGACGTCGCACTGGCGCACAACCCGGCCGCGGGACGCGCGCTGGCCGTCGAGCACTGGGGCGAAGGCCTCGCGATGGGTGAAGTCGCCGGGCGGACCGCGGCCGGCGAAGACGCCACCTGGGACGAGGTTCCCGGCTTCTGGTCGGTGCTCGGCGACCGCGTCCTGAAGTACGCCGCGTGGGGCGACGGCTTCGACCACGCCCGCCCGTTCCCGCGCGACGACGGCGGGTTCACGGTCTGGTACGAACGCGACGGCCGGGTGGCCGGCGTCCTCACCCACGAGGCCGACGACGACTACGAGCGGGGCCGGGAGCTGATCCGCCGCGGGGCCGCGGTCACAGCCAGTCCCGCTTCCTGA
- a CDS encoding magnesium transporter CorA family protein: MTRTRAYHDGELRKEDFPVSAVSDFLAEPDTVVWVDLCEPSEADLGELAGELGLHRLAVEDALQEHQRPKLDRYDGHAFLTAYAVRPGSADEPTTTAELAVFITPRALVTVRKDDGFDIEGVTRRWDQAPDLAKAGVPFLLHGLLDDVVDGHFDAVQALDDDVEDLEDLVFDDRPDTGELQRSSFRLRKNLSALRRVVVPVPDVVASLMRPDLRLADDTTRPYFEDVRDHARQAADHTEALRERLTTIRETQLNLQSDRLNLIMKKVTGWAAVIAVPTAVTGFYGQNVLYPGNGTVGGFWVSTTVMLVLSVGLYVLFRKRDWL, translated from the coding sequence ATGACGCGAACCCGGGCCTACCACGACGGCGAGCTCCGCAAGGAAGACTTCCCCGTCTCGGCCGTTTCCGACTTCCTGGCCGAACCGGACACCGTCGTGTGGGTCGACCTGTGTGAACCGTCCGAAGCGGACCTGGGCGAGCTCGCCGGGGAACTGGGCCTGCACCGGCTCGCGGTCGAAGACGCCCTCCAAGAGCACCAGCGGCCGAAGCTCGACCGCTACGACGGCCACGCGTTCCTCACCGCCTACGCCGTCCGGCCCGGCTCCGCGGACGAACCGACGACGACCGCCGAGCTCGCCGTGTTCATCACGCCCCGCGCGCTGGTGACCGTCCGCAAGGACGACGGCTTCGACATCGAGGGCGTCACGCGCCGCTGGGACCAGGCGCCGGACCTCGCGAAGGCCGGGGTGCCGTTCCTGCTGCACGGCCTCCTCGACGACGTCGTCGACGGCCACTTCGACGCCGTCCAAGCGCTCGACGACGACGTCGAGGACCTGGAGGACCTGGTGTTCGACGACCGTCCCGACACCGGTGAGCTGCAGCGGAGCTCGTTCCGGCTGCGCAAGAACCTGTCCGCGCTGCGCCGGGTGGTGGTGCCCGTGCCCGACGTCGTCGCGTCGCTGATGCGGCCGGACCTGCGGCTGGCCGACGACACCACCCGCCCGTACTTCGAGGACGTCCGCGACCACGCGCGCCAGGCCGCCGACCACACCGAAGCGCTGCGCGAACGCCTCACGACGATCCGCGAAACCCAGCTGAACCTGCAGAGCGACCGGCTGAACCTGATCATGAAGAAGGTCACCGGGTGGGCCGCGGTGATCGCGGTGCCCACCGCGGTGACCGGGTTCTACGGGCAGAACGTCCTCTACCCGGGGAACGGTACGGTGGGCGGGTTCTGGGTCTCGACCACCGTGATGCTGGTGCTCTCGGTCGGGCTGTACGTGCTCTTCAGGAAGCGGGACTGGCTGTGA
- a CDS encoding acyl-CoA dehydrogenase family protein, whose product MTNAPPKPLPPPRTSSSIAAELRTLHTAGDLDLPLPGGSHTARRWAALAAFGRRDLALARLAEGHADAVAILAEAGLSPAAGALYGVWAAKSGGTGAVLEGGALTGTVRFCSGLSVLDRALVAAGDRLVEADLADPRVRRHPDAWQAVGMDASDSGDVVFDGVPGTPVGPPGWYVARPGFALGGAGVAAVWLGGAAGVADGVLAYLRERGGADEHQLAHVGAIHTALSAADAVLARAARGPVDPLVAGTCRAAAERAAVEVLERALKVTGPTPACRDRRFAQRVADLPVYVRQHHAERDLAALGRDVLATP is encoded by the coding sequence TTGACGAACGCGCCGCCGAAGCCCCTGCCACCCCCGCGCACCAGCTCGTCGATCGCCGCCGAGCTGCGCACCCTGCACACGGCGGGCGACCTCGACCTGCCGCTGCCCGGTGGTTCTCACACCGCGCGGCGCTGGGCGGCGCTGGCCGCGTTCGGCCGCCGGGACCTGGCGCTGGCCCGGCTCGCCGAGGGGCACGCCGACGCCGTCGCCATCCTCGCCGAGGCCGGGCTCTCCCCGGCCGCGGGCGCGCTCTACGGCGTGTGGGCGGCCAAGTCCGGCGGGACCGGCGCGGTCCTCGAAGGCGGCGCGCTCACCGGGACGGTCCGGTTCTGCTCCGGGTTGTCCGTGCTCGACCGCGCGCTGGTGGCCGCCGGTGACCGGCTCGTCGAAGCCGACCTCGCCGACCCGCGGGTCCGGCGGCACCCGGACGCGTGGCAGGCCGTGGGCATGGACGCCTCCGACAGCGGTGACGTCGTGTTCGACGGGGTGCCGGGCACGCCCGTCGGGCCGCCCGGCTGGTACGTGGCGCGGCCCGGGTTCGCGCTCGGCGGCGCCGGGGTGGCGGCGGTCTGGCTCGGCGGCGCGGCGGGCGTCGCCGACGGCGTCCTGGCCTACCTGCGCGAGCGCGGCGGCGCCGACGAGCACCAGCTGGCGCACGTCGGCGCGATCCACACGGCACTGAGCGCGGCCGACGCCGTGCTCGCCCGCGCGGCCCGGGGCCCGGTGGACCCGCTGGTCGCGGGGACCTGCCGGGCCGCGGCCGAGCGCGCCGCCGTCGAGGTGCTGGAGCGGGCGCTCAAGGTCACCGGGCCGACACCGGCGTGCCGGGACCGGCGCTTCGCCCAGCGCGTCGCCGATCTGCCGGTGTACGTCCGGCAGCACCACGCCGAGCGGGACCTCGCCGCGCTCGGCCGCGACGTCCTGGCCACGCCGTGA
- a CDS encoding bifunctional PIG-L family deacetylase/class I SAM-dependent methyltransferase → MTAFVPEAEWAARPELPPWPAQAFERALVVAAHPDDETLGASGLLQRLHAEGTAVTLVVATDGEAAFPASSAEERRELGRIRRLELADSLRAQGLSGVEPVWLGLPDSGLSAHGDELTEAVRQRAAGHDLCLFPWPGDPHPDHQAAARAAIAAAPLTAQCWSYPIWLWHRLRPDDPAIPWARARSLGLTAAERAAKAAAIAAFPSQVKPGPRGEDPILPDEVLAHFARDTEVFFREPPRASAPVSRFAELYAGAEDPWSVGTKWYERRKRAVALACLPDEHYGTVVEPGCGVGVLTRDLAARAGRVLAFDPVPAAVSRAREAVAGLSHVDVHMGSVPAAIPDGPVDLFVYGELLYYLDDLAFEETVEASVAALRPGGHLLAVHWLPWAPEAPRDGRDAHARLLAHPALEPLVEHTDEQFLLHVLRRR, encoded by the coding sequence GTGACCGCGTTCGTCCCGGAAGCCGAGTGGGCCGCGCGGCCCGAGCTCCCGCCGTGGCCGGCGCAGGCGTTCGAGCGGGCGCTGGTCGTCGCCGCCCACCCCGACGACGAGACGCTCGGCGCGAGCGGGCTCCTGCAGCGGCTGCACGCGGAAGGAACCGCCGTGACGCTCGTCGTCGCGACCGACGGCGAAGCGGCGTTCCCGGCTTCGAGCGCGGAGGAACGCCGTGAGCTCGGCCGGATCCGCCGCCTGGAGCTGGCGGATTCCCTGCGGGCCCAAGGGCTTTCCGGGGTCGAGCCGGTGTGGCTGGGCCTGCCGGATTCCGGGCTCTCCGCGCACGGCGACGAGCTGACCGAGGCGGTGCGGCAGCGGGCCGCCGGCCATGACCTGTGCCTGTTCCCCTGGCCGGGCGACCCGCACCCGGACCACCAGGCGGCCGCGCGGGCCGCCATCGCCGCCGCGCCGCTGACCGCGCAGTGCTGGTCGTACCCGATCTGGCTGTGGCACCGGCTGCGGCCGGACGACCCCGCGATCCCGTGGGCGCGGGCCCGGTCGCTCGGGCTCACGGCGGCCGAGCGGGCCGCCAAGGCGGCCGCCATCGCGGCCTTCCCCTCCCAGGTGAAGCCCGGTCCGCGGGGCGAGGACCCGATCCTGCCGGACGAGGTATTGGCCCACTTCGCGCGCGACACCGAGGTGTTCTTCCGCGAACCGCCGCGCGCCTCGGCGCCGGTCAGCCGGTTCGCCGAGCTGTACGCGGGCGCCGAAGACCCGTGGTCGGTCGGGACGAAGTGGTACGAGCGGCGCAAGCGGGCGGTGGCGCTGGCGTGCCTGCCCGACGAGCACTACGGGACGGTCGTCGAGCCGGGCTGCGGCGTCGGCGTGCTCACCCGCGACCTCGCCGCCCGGGCCGGGCGCGTGCTGGCCTTCGACCCCGTGCCCGCGGCCGTCTCGCGCGCCCGCGAAGCCGTCGCCGGGCTGTCCCATGTGGACGTCCACATGGGATCGGTGCCGGCCGCGATCCCCGACGGGCCGGTCGATCTGTTCGTGTACGGGGAACTCCTGTACTACTTGGACGATCTCGCGTTCGAAGAGACCGTCGAGGCTTCGGTGGCCGCCCTGCGCCCCGGCGGGCACCTGCTCGCCGTGCACTGGCTTCCGTGGGCGCCCGAAGCGCCGCGCGACGGGCGGGACGCCCACGCCCGGCTGCTGGCGCACCCGGCGCTCGAGCCGCTGGTCGAGCACACCGACGAGCAGTTCCTGCTGCACGTGCTGAGGCGCCGGTGA
- a CDS encoding glycosyltransferase yields the protein MIEAIGVVVPARDEAELVGGCVHALGEALRRLPSGVAYAVCVVADRCRDATAATARAAFGGLPGVVVTATSARTIGEVRDLGIARVRERLRAPAAGTLLLSTDADTRVTPGWARAHLARARQGYHAIAGTAELAAPFSTSARALRQYEHILDDARTATGHGSVYGANLGVRADAFDAAGGFGPRATGEDHDLWRRLGQAGFRRCFEPSAPVVTSARLHGRAPDGLATLLRRLARTP from the coding sequence GTGATCGAGGCGATCGGGGTCGTCGTCCCGGCCCGGGACGAGGCGGAACTGGTCGGCGGGTGCGTGCACGCACTCGGCGAAGCCCTGCGGCGGCTGCCGTCCGGGGTCGCGTACGCGGTCTGCGTGGTCGCCGACCGCTGCCGGGACGCCACCGCCGCGACCGCCCGCGCGGCGTTCGGCGGCCTGCCCGGCGTGGTCGTGACCGCCACGTCGGCGCGGACGATCGGCGAGGTCCGCGACCTCGGGATCGCGCGCGTCCGCGAGCGGCTGCGTGCTCCGGCGGCCGGCACGCTGCTGCTGAGCACGGACGCGGACACGCGCGTGACGCCCGGCTGGGCGCGGGCGCACCTGGCCCGGGCGCGGCAGGGCTACCACGCGATCGCCGGGACGGCCGAGCTGGCGGCGCCGTTCAGCACCTCGGCCCGCGCTCTGCGGCAGTACGAGCACATCCTCGACGACGCCCGCACGGCCACCGGCCACGGCTCGGTGTACGGCGCGAACCTCGGCGTCCGCGCGGACGCGTTCGACGCCGCCGGCGGCTTCGGGCCCCGGGCGACCGGCGAGGACCACGACCTGTGGCGCCGCCTCGGCCAGGCGGGCTTCCGTCGCTGCTTCGAGCCGTCGGCCCCGGTGGTGACCAGCGCCCGCCTGCACGGCCGGGCCCCCGACGGCCTCGCGACCCTGCTCCGCCGCCTGGCCCGGACGCCCTGA
- a CDS encoding helix-turn-helix domain-containing protein: MPAPTTLIARDFTEFRTAVSQSFVPLHVTAGGDGFRGRIRSSAADEVQVSEVTASPHVVERTPELIARAERRYYKLSLILAGTGLLVQDDRQAVLRPGDVALYDTHRPYSLVFEEDFRTLVVMFPQRLIDLPAELVGRLTAVRMSGKEGVGNVVVPFLAQLGGNLEQLAGPAGARLAHSAVDLLSTLVATELDLAHANADPHHELMRRIRAHIDANLHSPDLTPARIAAGHFISTRHLHGLFQEQGTTVSGWIRARRLEHCRRDLLDPVHAGRPVAAIAARWGFVDAAHFSRVFKTAFGRAPSELRRELTVSVR, from the coding sequence GTGCCCGCACCCACGACCCTCATCGCCCGCGACTTCACCGAGTTCCGCACCGCCGTCTCGCAGTCGTTCGTCCCGCTGCACGTGACCGCGGGCGGCGACGGCTTCCGCGGCCGGATCCGCTCGTCGGCCGCCGACGAGGTGCAGGTCTCCGAGGTGACCGCGTCGCCCCACGTCGTGGAGCGCACGCCCGAGCTGATCGCCCGCGCCGAGCGGCGCTACTACAAGCTGAGCCTCATCCTGGCCGGCACCGGGCTGCTGGTGCAGGACGACCGCCAGGCCGTGCTGCGCCCCGGCGACGTCGCCCTCTACGACACGCACCGGCCTTACTCGCTGGTCTTCGAGGAGGACTTCCGGACGCTGGTCGTGATGTTCCCGCAGCGCCTGATCGACCTGCCCGCCGAGCTCGTCGGGCGGCTGACCGCGGTGCGGATGTCGGGCAAGGAGGGCGTCGGCAACGTCGTCGTGCCGTTCCTCGCCCAGCTCGGCGGCAACCTCGAGCAGCTGGCGGGCCCCGCGGGCGCGCGGCTCGCGCACAGCGCCGTCGACCTGCTCTCGACGCTGGTGGCCACCGAACTCGACCTCGCGCACGCCAACGCCGACCCGCACCACGAGCTGATGCGCCGGATCCGCGCGCACATCGACGCGAACCTGCACTCCCCGGACCTCACCCCGGCCCGGATCGCCGCCGGGCACTTCATCTCGACGCGGCACCTGCACGGCCTGTTCCAGGAGCAGGGCACCACGGTCTCCGGCTGGATCCGCGCCCGGCGCCTCGAGCACTGCCGCCGCGACCTGCTCGACCCGGTGCACGCCGGCCGCCCGGTGGCGGCCATCGCCGCCCGCTGGGGGTTCGTCGACGCCGCGCACTTCTCGCGCGTGTTCAAGACCGCGTTCGGCCGGGCGCCCAGCGAACTGCGCCGGGAGTTGACCGTCAGCGTCCGGTAG